A window of Puntigrus tetrazona isolate hp1 chromosome 11, ASM1883169v1, whole genome shotgun sequence contains these coding sequences:
- the LOC122354160 gene encoding serine/threonine-protein kinase pim-1-like: MLLRLGKSPLCPNVIKLHEWVEYKRSFVLIFEYPQPCHTLHQHIKNSSDINEEKARWIIRQLIQAVQHCYDRGVFHGDMHSGNILVTETSLKLKLIDFGCAYPISSEGNLSSEYRGMFRVTIAECSVIDHGIVFLITAVLNAKNVSLAGAALCTPPEVMQHATFHANPAYVWAVGLVLFEILHGYLPFETHAKILHGCVQIKPTLSLGKHNRHRHI, translated from the coding sequence ATGTTACTTAGGCTGGGAAAGTCTCCATTATGCCCCAACGTCATCAAATTGCATGAATGGGTTGAGTATAAGAGGAGCTTCGTGCTCATCTTCGAGTACCCGCAACCATGCCATACCTTGCATCAACACATCAAGAATTCATCCGacattaatgaagaaaaagcaCGCTGGATAATCCGTCAGTTAATCCAAGCTGTTCAACACTGCTATGACCGTGGAGTCTTCCATGGCGACATGCACAGTGGAAACATCCTGGTGACTGAAACCAGTTTAAAGCTCAAACTAATTGACTTTGGTTGTGCTTATCCAATCAGCAGTGAGGGCAATCTGAGCAGTGAATATCGAGGTATGTTTCGTGTTACCATAGCAGAGTGCAGTGTCATTGATCACGGTATTGTCTTTTTGATAACAGCGGTGCTTAACGCTAAAAATGTTTCTCTCGCAGGAGCAGCACTCTGCACCCCACCTGAGGTCATGCAGCATGCCACGTTCCACGCTAACCCAGCATATGTCTGGGCAGTAGGTCTTGTGCTCTTTGAAATCCTGCACGGATATTTACCCTTCGAGACCCACGCCAAAATATTGCATGGCTGCGTCCAAATTAAACCGACTTTATCCTTAGGTAAACacaacagacacagacacatttaa